One window from the genome of Pyrus communis chromosome 16, drPyrComm1.1, whole genome shotgun sequence encodes:
- the LOC137720063 gene encoding zinc finger CCCH domain-containing protein 29-like, producing the protein MCKGSKNKLSPSNFNMESEFQKQKSVLVELSASDNLEAFRTEVEEKGFHIDEAGFWYGRRIGSKKMGFEERTPLMIAAMFGSTRVLKYIIQSGMADVNRCCGSDRVTALHCAAAGGSTASLEVVKLLLDASADADCVNANGNKPVDLIAPALKSPCSSRRKAMEMLLRGDKSIMESDTEEGDQQKVSSPQMSKEGSEKKEYPIDISLPDINNGIYGTDEFRMFTFKVKPCSRAYSHDWTECPFVHPGENARRRDPKKYPYSCVPCPEFRKGSCQKGDVCEYAHGVFESWLHPAQYRTRLCKDETGCTRKVCFFAHRPEELRPVYASTGSAMPSPRSMSVSAADMAALSPLALGSSAMSMPATSTPPMSPLAAASSPKSGGLWQNKVNLTPPALQLPGSRLKSACSARDLELEMELLGLDSHSSQQQQQQQQQHLWDEISRLSSSPSYSRHGELKPTNLDDAFGSFDPSLSSQLQGLSLKPSTPNHRQNMNQLRSSYPTNLSSSPVRKPSSFGLDSPSALAAAVMNSRSAAFAQQRSQSFIDRGAMNHLPGLNAPVNSSTMRQSSDWGSPGGKLDWGMQGDELNKLTKSASFGFRSNNAGPPGFKTPAVEEPDVSWVNTLVRDVSSERSELFGADKKQRYHHLNNGGHEMLPSWAELMYIEQEQRA; encoded by the coding sequence ATGTGCAAGGGTTCCAAAAATAAACTCAGCCCCTCAAATTTCAACATGGAAAGCGAATTCCAGAAGCAGAAATCGGTTTTGGTCGAATTGTCCGCCTCGGATAATCTCGAAGCTTTCAGGACTGAAGTAGAAGAGAAGGGTTTCCATATTGATGAGGCCGGCTTTTGGTATGGAAGAAGAATCGGGTCAAAGAAGATGGGGTTCGAAGAGAGGACGCCGCTTATGATCGCTGCCATGTTCGGTAGCACTAGGGTTCTGAAGTATATAATTCAGTCTGGCATGGCTGATGTCAACAGGTGTTGCGGCTCAGATAGGGTCACTGCCCTTCACTGTGCCGCTGCTGGTGGTTCCACTGCTTCACTTGAGGTTGTCAAGCTCTTGCTTGATGCATCTGCTGATGCTGATTGCGTCAATGCTAACGGAAACAAGCCCGTTGACTTGATTGCCCCAGCTTTGAAGTCGCCCTGCAGCTCAAGAAGGAAGGCCATGGAGATGCTGTTGAGAGGCGATAAGTCAATTATGGAAAGCGATACTGAAGAGGGAGACCAACAGAAGGTTTCGAGCCCCCAGATGTCGAAAGAGGGAAGTGAGAAGAAAGAATATCCGATTGATATATCGTTGCCTGATATCAACAATGGGATATATGGTACAGATGAGTTCAGAATGTTCACTTTCAAGGTGAAGCCGTGCTCGAGGGCCTACTCTCATGACTGGACAGAGTGCCCTTTTGTTCACCCAGGCGAAAACGCCAGGAGGAGAGACCCAAAAAAGTACCCATACAGCTGTGTTCCCTGCCCTGAATTCCGCAAAGGATCGTGCCAGAAGGGAGATGTCTGTGAGTATGCTCATGGTGTCTTTGAGTCCTGGCTTCATCCTGCTCAGTATCGAACCCGCCTTTGCAAAGATGAAACCGGTTGCACGAGGAAAGTGTGCTTCTTTGCTCACCGACCCGAAGAACTACGCCCGGTGTATGCTTCTACGGGTTCAGCCATGCCTTCACCAAGGTCAATGTCAGTTAGTGCAGCAGATATGGCAGCCTTGAGCCCGTTAGCTCTGGGTTCATCAGCTATGTCTATGCCAGCTACATCAACACCGCCCATGTCTCCACTGGCGGCCGCTTCATCTCCTAAGAGCGGAGGTTTGTGGCAGAACAAAGTTAACCTCACCCCGCCCGCCTTGCAGCTTCCGGGTAGCAGGCTTAAGAGTGCGTGTAGTGCCCGAGATTTGGAGTTGGAGATGGAATTGCTAGGACTAGATAGTCATTCAAGccaacaacaacagcaacagcagcaaCAGCACTTGTGGGATGAGATATCTCGTCTCTCCTCCTCGCCGTCCTACAGCAGGCATGGAGAATTGAAGCCAACTAACCTTGATGATGCTTTCGGATCCTTCGATCCTTCTTTGTCGTCTCAATTGCAGGGACTCTCTCTAAAGCCTTCAACCCCAAACCATCGCCAAAACATGAACCAGCTTCGTTCGAGCTACCCAACCAACTTGTCATCCTCTCCGGTGAGGAAGCCCTCATCATTTGGGCTCGACTCACCCAGTGCTCTTGCAGCAGCCGTTATGAATTCCAGGTCTGCTGCATTTGCACAGCAGCGGAGCCAGAGTTTCATTGACCGCGGAGCAATGAACCATCTTCCCGGGCTTAATGCCCCAGTTAATTCTTCCACCATGAGGCAGTCCTCAGATTGGGGCTCACCTGGTGGGAAATTGGATTGGGGAATGCAAGGAGACGAGCTGAACAAGCTGACGAAGTCTGCTTCTTTTGGGTTCCGAAGCAACAATGCCGGACCACCTGGCTTTAAGACTCCGGCGGTTGAGGAGCCGGATGTCTCTTGGGTCAATACCCTAGTTAGGGATGTTTCTTCCGAGAGGTCTGAGCTGTTTGGTGCAGACAAGAAGCAAAGGTATCATCACCTCAACAATGGGGGTCACGAAATGCTTCCGTCGTGGGCGGAGCTGATGTACATAGAACAGGAGCAGAGGGCGTAA